The following are from one region of the Dreissena polymorpha isolate Duluth1 chromosome 2, UMN_Dpol_1.0, whole genome shotgun sequence genome:
- the LOC127869588 gene encoding uncharacterized protein LOC127869588, producing MSMEIGGNPFFNKYYNSLKKLSTQTYCSSLAHHIFSNVGYINTSNSRALKSTIIDIDLARQQHQSSPHEPQSRTNLPLHLTLEASVHDDPSTRPDPSASTLTYSLKRSALLNDSILLQEILSTLSSRALFSTTAMSLLSEPHSSLS from the exons ATGTCGATGGAAATCGGCGGCAACCCCTTCTTTAACAAATACTACAACTCGCTCAAGAAATTAAGTACGCAGACGTATTGCAGCAGCCTAGCACACCACATCTTCTCCAatgttggctacatcaacacttcgaacagcagagccttg AAGAGCACCATCATCGATATTGATTTGGCGCGGCAACAGCACCAGTCCAGCCCGCATGAGCCTCAGTCAAGGACGAACCTTCCCCTCCACCTGACCCTAGAAGCCTCGGTCCACGACGACCCTTCCACTCGACCTGACCCTAGCGCCTCCACCTTGACTTACAGCCTCAAAAGGTCAGCTTTGTTGAACGATTCCATTCTTttgcaggaaattctgagcacgTTGAGTTCTCGTGCACTGTTCTCAACAACTGCAATGTCCTTGTTGAGTGAACCACACTCGAGCCTGAGTTAG